The Salinibacterium sp. M195 genome includes a window with the following:
- a CDS encoding LysE/ArgO family amino acid transporter yields the protein MPLIATIVLAGFGFGLSLIIAIGAQNAFVLRQGLRREHVTAVVLVCALSDIVLIVAGIAGLGALIQQAGWLLVVARIGGALFLLVYAFLSIRRATRPQALTATAAGTGMTLAAALSTALALTWLNPHVYIDTVLLLGSIGGTYGDDRWWFALGACLGSVVWFAAIGYGSRYLRPLFAKPAAWRVLDIVIAVIMVVLAASLVAGLFE from the coding sequence ATGCCCTTGATTGCCACCATCGTGCTTGCCGGCTTCGGCTTCGGGCTTTCGCTCATTATCGCGATCGGTGCACAAAATGCGTTCGTGTTGCGGCAAGGGTTGCGCCGAGAACACGTCACCGCTGTTGTGCTGGTCTGTGCGCTCTCCGACATCGTGTTGATCGTCGCTGGCATTGCCGGGCTCGGCGCCCTCATTCAACAGGCTGGCTGGCTTCTGGTGGTTGCGCGCATCGGCGGTGCACTCTTTCTGCTCGTTTACGCCTTTCTCTCGATTCGCCGGGCGACCCGACCCCAAGCCCTCACGGCAACGGCAGCAGGAACCGGGATGACGCTTGCCGCCGCCCTCTCGACAGCGCTCGCGCTGACCTGGCTCAACCCGCACGTCTACATCGACACCGTGCTGCTACTCGGATCCATCGGAGGAACGTACGGTGACGACCGCTGGTGGTTCGCGCTCGGAGCGTGCCTCGGCAGTGTCGTCTGGTTTGCGGCAATCGGCTACGGCAGTCGGTACCTGCGGCCACTGTTCGCGAAGCCTGCTGCGTGGCGCGTACTCGACATTGTGATCGCCGTGATCATGGTCGTACTGGCGGCGAGCCTGGTGGCCGGGCTGTTCGAGTAG
- a CDS encoding GNAT family N-acetyltransferase: protein MTSDSEHRVWLERWQFDDLPVLERSNTPEMTAFLGGPESDKQIVTRHAKFLHLWETDEARMFRIRSAAADDPVGSVGFWKKSWRNKDVYETGWSVHTAHQGLGIAGRALSECIQYAADNGDRDQVFAFPRTDNAASNALCRRAGFTLAGEADFEYPQGHPIHVNEWMFDLSALR from the coding sequence ATGACGAGCGATTCCGAGCACAGAGTGTGGCTTGAACGTTGGCAATTTGACGATCTTCCCGTGCTCGAACGAAGCAATACTCCCGAGATGACGGCCTTCCTCGGCGGGCCCGAAAGCGATAAGCAAATCGTCACTCGGCACGCCAAGTTTTTGCACCTGTGGGAGACGGACGAGGCGCGCATGTTCCGCATCCGATCCGCCGCCGCAGACGACCCCGTTGGTTCAGTGGGCTTCTGGAAGAAGAGCTGGCGTAACAAAGACGTCTACGAAACCGGATGGAGCGTGCACACCGCCCATCAAGGCCTCGGAATCGCCGGTCGCGCACTCTCCGAATGCATTCAGTACGCGGCAGACAATGGCGATCGCGATCAGGTCTTCGCGTTCCCTCGCACCGACAACGCGGCGTCAAACGCCCTCTGCCGCCGCGCCGGTTTCACACTCGCCGGCGAAGCCGATTTCGAGTATCCCCAAGGCCACCCCATCCACGTCAATGAATGGATGTTCGACCTCTCCGCTCTGCGCTAA
- a CDS encoding YraN family protein — MAAKDDLGARGEKLATEHLISAGFEILDRNWRCSQGELDIVARELDELVFVEVKTRSSVLFGHPFESITTTKLARLRRLAAAWCDDHPGLGSSVRIDAVAVIVPSRGDVEIEHLKRIS, encoded by the coding sequence ATGGCAGCAAAAGACGACCTCGGCGCACGCGGCGAAAAGCTCGCGACCGAGCACCTGATCAGTGCAGGGTTTGAGATCCTCGATCGCAATTGGCGGTGCTCACAGGGGGAACTCGACATTGTGGCGAGAGAGCTCGACGAACTCGTGTTCGTCGAGGTCAAGACTCGCTCGAGTGTGCTGTTCGGGCATCCGTTCGAATCGATCACCACCACGAAACTCGCCCGACTGCGGCGACTTGCGGCTGCCTGGTGCGACGATCATCCGGGGTTAGGTTCTTCCGTGCGCATCGATGCCGTTGCGGTGATCGTGCCCTCGCGGGGTGACGTCGAAATCGAACACTTGAAGCGCATCTCGTGA